From the genome of Papaver somniferum cultivar HN1 chromosome 2, ASM357369v1, whole genome shotgun sequence, one region includes:
- the LOC113351468 gene encoding putative F-box/LRR-repeat protein At3g44810, whose product MEETRNSPFLNSQDRISNLPEDIIDRIMSFFEMKEVVQTSLLSRRWKDMWTSVSTLHFDTRAFMSSEAKESIHYREEKFDLCWDNKSNDIAENLDTWIIIALKHSVQRLTIEIEYNEDVTFRLPRRLFKFSSLTSLVLDFNGSRVVLPDSMCLPRLEYLDLRKIRIDDVKLLNKLLSSCPVLEDLILKDIVANNEDGVSVDIKSSQLKHLKMVNNYRTACNMAKIIKLTTQGLKSFICSDYMKLKYSLGNLSSLVTASIDMAATHEIEEDLYPERMIKFLLAVRSVEELTLLSDVVQVWLFIPLNYFV is encoded by the exons ATGGAGGAAACAAGAAATTCACCCTTTTTGAATAGCCAAGATAGAATCAGCAATTTACCAGAGGACATAATTGATCGCATAATGTCTTTCTTCGAGATGAAAGAGGTAGTCCAAACCAGCCTATTGTCCAGAAGATGGAAAGATATGTGGACCTCGGTTTCCACTCTACACTTCGACACCCGTGCATTCATGAGTTCTGAAGCTAAAGAG AGCATCCACTATAGAGAAGAGAAGTTTGATCTTTGTTGGGATAATAAATCTAATGACATAGCAGAAAATCTTGATACATGGATCATTATTGCTTTAAAACATAGTGTTCAACGATTAACTATTGAGATAGAATATAACGAGGATGTCACATTTAGGCTTCCACGTCGTCTCTTCAAGTTTTCGTCATTAACTtcgttggtactcgattttaaTGGCTCACGAGTCGTGCTTCCTGACTCAATGTGTTTACCTCGGCTCGAATATTTGGACTTACGTAAGATTAGAATTGATGATGTGAAATTACTTAATAAGCTACTATCAAGCTGCCCGGTTCTTGAAGATCTTATATTAAAAGATATTGTGGCAAACAATGAAGATGGTGTGAGCGTCGACATCAAGTCTTCTCAACTGAAGCACCTGAAAATGGTCAACAATTATCGTACTGCTTGTAATATGGCTAAGATTATCAAGTTGACTACTCAAGGGCTCAAATCCTTCATTTGTAGCGACTACATGAAACTAAAGTATTCTCTAGGGAACCTTTCTTCTCTAGTCACCGCTAGTATTGACATGGCGGCGACTCACGAAATAGAAGAAGATCTATATCCTGAGCGTATGATAAAATTTTTGCTAGCAGTTCGTAGTGTGGAAGAGCTAACATTGTTATCTGACGTCGTTCAGGTTTGGTTATTTATTCCTTTAAACTACTTCGTCTAA